One Megasphaera elsdenii DSM 20460 genomic window carries:
- a CDS encoding 2-isopropylmalate synthase translates to MKNVEHYKKGYFMPPAVDMSWTQKEYPDKAPIWCSVDLRDGNQALIIPMSLEEKIEFYKVLVGMGFKEIEVGFPAASETEFEFLRYLVDHDMIPDDVTVQVLTQAREHIIRKTFDALKGVKNAIVHVYNSTSFAQRQQVFRKSKEEIKQIAVDGAKLLQRLTDEAGANFRFEYSPESFTGTEPEYALEVCNAVLDVWKPTADRKAIINLPSTVQMSMPHVFASQIAYMSQNLKYRDNVILSVHPHNDRGTGVADAEMAMLAGADRVEGTLFGNGERTGNADIVTIGMNMYALGVDPGLDFSNMPKLVETYERVTRMHVHPRQPYAGQLVFAAFSGSHQDAIAKGMHFRQENNEQYWTCPYLYIDPHDVGRTYDADVIRINSQSGKGGVGFIMEQNYGIDMPKKMREDFSYFVKEVSDHKHQELKPAEIYDVFQKNYLNAETPLKVEDFSLKKKGDKWVGKVLVRANDEEVVLEGAGNGQLNAVSNAVCKAYGIEFSNLVYSEHDLDRDSDSRGIAYFGLTDKAGHTTWGAGVDTDTITASIFAFMTAINRMDGMAQRVKFRALKSTPDTITAFKATSGQH, encoded by the coding sequence ATGAAAAACGTAGAACATTACAAAAAAGGTTACTTTATGCCCCCCGCTGTCGATATGTCCTGGACACAGAAAGAATATCCCGATAAAGCGCCGATTTGGTGCAGCGTCGATTTGCGCGATGGTAACCAGGCCCTCATCATTCCTATGAGCCTTGAAGAAAAGATTGAATTCTATAAAGTCTTAGTCGGTATGGGGTTCAAGGAAATCGAAGTCGGCTTCCCGGCTGCTTCGGAAACGGAATTTGAATTCCTGCGCTACTTAGTTGATCACGATATGATTCCTGATGATGTCACGGTCCAAGTCCTGACCCAGGCTCGCGAACACATCATCCGCAAGACCTTCGACGCCCTGAAGGGCGTCAAGAACGCTATCGTCCATGTTTACAATTCCACGTCCTTTGCCCAGCGCCAGCAGGTCTTCCGCAAATCGAAGGAAGAAATCAAGCAGATTGCCGTTGACGGTGCGAAATTATTACAGCGCCTGACGGACGAAGCCGGTGCCAACTTCCGCTTTGAATATTCGCCGGAAAGCTTCACCGGTACGGAACCGGAATATGCGTTGGAAGTCTGCAATGCCGTCCTCGATGTTTGGAAACCGACGGCTGACCGCAAGGCCATCATCAACCTGCCGTCGACGGTACAGATGTCCATGCCTCACGTCTTCGCTTCGCAGATTGCCTATATGTCGCAGAACTTGAAATACCGGGACAACGTCATCTTATCGGTTCATCCCCACAATGACCGCGGCACAGGCGTTGCCGATGCTGAAATGGCTATGCTCGCCGGCGCGGACCGCGTTGAAGGGACCCTGTTCGGCAATGGTGAACGGACGGGCAACGCCGACATCGTCACCATCGGCATGAACATGTATGCCTTAGGCGTCGATCCGGGCCTGGATTTCTCCAACATGCCGAAACTGGTGGAAACATACGAACGAGTGACCCGCATGCATGTCCATCCACGTCAGCCTTATGCCGGCCAGCTGGTCTTCGCCGCTTTCTCCGGTTCCCATCAGGACGCCATCGCCAAGGGCATGCATTTCCGCCAGGAAAACAACGAACAGTACTGGACCTGCCCGTATCTGTACATCGACCCGCATGATGTGGGCCGCACGTACGATGCCGACGTCATCCGCATCAACAGCCAGTCCGGCAAGGGCGGCGTAGGCTTCATTATGGAACAGAACTACGGCATCGATATGCCGAAGAAGATGCGCGAAGACTTCAGCTACTTCGTCAAGGAAGTTTCGGACCACAAGCATCAGGAACTGAAACCGGCCGAAATCTACGACGTCTTCCAGAAGAATTACCTCAATGCCGAAACGCCGCTGAAAGTCGAAGACTTCTCGCTCAAGAAGAAAGGCGACAAATGGGTCGGCAAAGTCCTGGTCCGCGCCAATGACGAAGAAGTCGTCCTCGAAGGGGCTGGCAACGGCCAGCTGAATGCCGTCAGCAACGCTGTCTGCAAAGCCTATGGCATCGAATTCAGCAACCTCGTCTACAGTGAACACGATTTGGACCGCGATTCTGATTCCCGCGGCATTGCTTACTTCGGCCTGACTGATAAAGCCGGCCATACGACCTGGGGCGCTGGCGTCGATACGGACACCATTACGGCTTCCATCTTCGCCTTCATGACGGCTATTAACCGCATGGACGGCATGGCCCAGCGCGTCAAGTTCCGGGCCCTCAAGTCCACGCCGGATACGATTACGGCCTTCAAAGCCACGTCGGGTCAGCATTAG
- a CDS encoding DEAD/DEAH box helicase: MLEQFQNLNISEVIIRALNEMGFEEPTPIQAESIPVAMSGSDMIGQAQTGTGKTAAYGIPVLEKILKAEPSKDIQTVVLSPTRELAMQVAEELNHLAQFTNIQALPIYGGQDMERQLRRLRKCPQIIVATPGRLIDHMKRGTIDLSHITTIVLDEADEMLDMGFIDDINIIMAATPNTRQTLLFSATMPKPIQQLAETFLHDPLIIRMKAKEVTMDLIEQSYIEVPDRQKFDILCRLLDLQEPDLAIIFVRTKRRVDEVSEALKKRGYSAEGIHGDLTQAKRDTVIRQFREKTIDILVATDVAARGLDISGVTHVFNYDLPQDPESYVHRVGRTGRAGQSGEATTFVIPREMEHLRTIERLIKRRITRRKAPTFSEALEGAQQAAIRSLITTTEEGNFGTYKENAEELLSNYDSAALVAAAIKLLTKEPDTTPVKITEEAPLRVHRSRNNRGDRNNRRYNRNDRRGDRRNRKDDGEGNSEHRGERRRHFAPKNRDNNRNNSRNNQRRENKQHKEPNRSVFKPYFKD; the protein is encoded by the coding sequence ATGTTAGAACAATTCCAAAATTTGAATATTAGCGAAGTCATTATCCGCGCTCTCAACGAAATGGGCTTTGAAGAACCGACGCCAATCCAGGCTGAATCGATTCCTGTCGCCATGAGCGGCAGCGACATGATTGGTCAGGCCCAGACCGGTACGGGTAAGACCGCTGCCTATGGCATCCCGGTCCTGGAAAAAATCCTGAAAGCCGAACCGTCCAAGGATATCCAGACCGTCGTCCTGTCGCCGACGCGTGAACTGGCCATGCAGGTCGCCGAAGAACTGAACCACCTGGCCCAGTTCACCAACATCCAGGCCCTGCCGATCTACGGTGGCCAAGATATGGAACGCCAGCTGCGCCGCCTGCGCAAATGCCCGCAGATCATCGTCGCTACGCCGGGCCGCCTCATCGACCATATGAAACGCGGCACCATCGATTTGAGTCACATTACGACTATCGTCCTCGACGAAGCCGACGAAATGCTGGACATGGGCTTCATCGATGACATCAACATCATCATGGCCGCTACGCCGAACACGCGCCAGACCCTGCTCTTCTCGGCTACCATGCCCAAACCGATTCAACAGCTGGCCGAAACGTTCCTGCACGACCCGCTCATCATCCGCATGAAGGCCAAAGAAGTCACGATGGACCTCATCGAACAGTCTTACATCGAAGTGCCGGACCGCCAAAAATTCGACATCCTCTGTCGTCTCCTGGACCTGCAGGAACCGGACCTGGCCATCATCTTCGTCCGCACCAAGCGCCGCGTCGACGAAGTATCGGAAGCCCTCAAGAAGCGTGGATATTCCGCCGAAGGTATCCACGGCGATCTGACCCAGGCGAAGCGCGACACGGTCATCCGCCAGTTCCGTGAAAAGACCATCGACATCCTCGTCGCTACAGACGTTGCCGCCCGCGGCCTCGACATCAGCGGCGTCACGCACGTCTTCAACTACGACCTGCCTCAGGACCCGGAAAGCTACGTCCACCGCGTCGGCCGTACCGGCCGTGCCGGCCAGAGCGGCGAAGCGACGACCTTCGTCATTCCCCGCGAAATGGAACACTTGCGGACCATCGAACGGCTCATCAAGCGCCGCATCACCCGCCGCAAGGCACCGACCTTCTCGGAAGCCCTGGAAGGCGCCCAGCAGGCAGCCATCCGCAGCCTGATCACGACGACAGAAGAAGGCAATTTCGGGACGTACAAAGAAAATGCCGAAGAACTCCTGTCCAACTACGACTCGGCTGCTCTCGTAGCTGCTGCCATCAAGCTCTTGACGAAAGAACCGGACACGACGCCAGTTAAGATCACCGAAGAAGCCCCGCTCCGCGTCCACCGCAGCCGCAACAACCGCGGCGACCGCAATAACCGCCGCTACAACCGTAACGACCGCCGGGGAGACCGCCGCAACCGCAAAGACGACGGTGAAGGCAACAGTGAACACCGCGGTGAACGACGCCGCCATTTCGCTCCCAAGAATCGGGACAACAACCGCAATAATTCCCGCAACAACCAGCGCCGTGAAAATAAACAGCATAAAGAACCGAACCGTTCCGTATTCAAACCTTATTTTAAGGATTGA
- the rsmA gene encoding 16S rRNA (adenine(1518)-N(6)/adenine(1519)-N(6))-dimethyltransferase RsmA has product MKEVDLSNPDVVRYVVKRFGLRMNKKLGQNFLIRHAVVDDIADAAGIGEGDPVLEIGPGIGTLTQALAETGAAVTAVELDDHLLPVLDKTLEHYDNVRVVHGDILRIDIEEVMNHQPFTVCANLPYYITTPIIMKLLEQKLPIKRIVVMVQKEVAERMVAEPGHKIYGALSVSVQYYTKPQMLFEISPKCFMPAPEVTSAVVSMDVRQKPPVDLLDEKRFFQVVKAAFQQRRKTFANALKNTGMSKEQIVQVLEKSGIDGKRRGETLSLQEFADVANAWDALQ; this is encoded by the coding sequence ATGAAAGAAGTCGACTTGTCCAATCCCGACGTCGTCCGCTACGTCGTCAAACGCTTTGGCCTGCGCATGAATAAGAAGCTGGGCCAGAATTTCCTCATCCGCCACGCCGTCGTCGACGACATTGCCGACGCAGCCGGCATCGGTGAAGGCGACCCGGTCCTGGAAATCGGGCCGGGTATCGGCACGCTGACCCAGGCCCTGGCTGAAACGGGAGCGGCTGTGACGGCTGTCGAACTGGACGACCATCTGCTGCCCGTCCTCGACAAGACGCTGGAACACTATGACAACGTGCGCGTCGTCCACGGCGATATCCTGCGCATCGATATCGAAGAAGTCATGAACCACCAGCCCTTTACGGTCTGCGCCAATTTGCCATACTATATTACGACGCCGATTATCATGAAGCTCCTGGAACAGAAGCTGCCTATCAAGCGCATCGTCGTCATGGTCCAGAAGGAAGTGGCTGAACGCATGGTGGCCGAACCAGGCCATAAGATTTACGGCGCCCTGTCCGTCTCGGTCCAGTATTATACGAAGCCTCAGATGCTTTTTGAAATCTCACCGAAATGCTTCATGCCGGCGCCGGAAGTCACGTCGGCCGTCGTCTCCATGGATGTCCGCCAGAAGCCGCCTGTCGATTTGCTCGATGAAAAGCGCTTCTTCCAGGTCGTCAAGGCCGCTTTCCAGCAGCGCCGCAAGACCTTTGCCAATGCCTTGAAGAATACGGGCATGAGCAAGGAACAGATTGTCCAGGTACTGGAAAAATCCGGTATCGACGGCAAGCGCCGGGGCGAAACCCTGTCCCTGCAGGAATTTGCCGACGTCGCCAACGCCTGGGACGCGCTGCAGTAA
- the rnmV gene encoding ribonuclease M5: MIKEVLVVEGRSDVARIRASHIDVDMITTDGFNLKPHTLEQIRCAYEKRGIIILTDPDRAGEQIRKFLTDRFPKAKHAFIPRKDAIANNDLGVEQASPEAIRLALSKVRCATYEPQETFTMQDIAAAGLNGTPDAADRRAEVGAILGIGYGNAKQFLKRLNHYGVTRDEWDAALRQIHEVK; encoded by the coding sequence ATGATTAAGGAAGTCCTCGTCGTCGAAGGCCGGTCTGATGTCGCCCGCATCCGGGCCAGCCATATCGACGTCGATATGATTACGACAGACGGCTTCAATTTGAAGCCCCATACGCTGGAACAGATACGCTGTGCCTATGAAAAGCGGGGCATCATCATCCTGACCGACCCCGACCGGGCAGGAGAGCAGATCCGTAAATTCCTGACCGACCGCTTCCCGAAGGCTAAGCACGCCTTCATTCCCCGGAAAGATGCCATTGCCAACAATGACCTGGGTGTCGAACAGGCTTCGCCGGAAGCCATCCGCCTGGCTTTGTCCAAAGTCCGCTGTGCCACGTATGAACCGCAGGAAACCTTTACGATGCAGGACATCGCCGCTGCCGGCCTCAACGGGACGCCGGATGCCGCCGACCGCCGGGCCGAAGTGGGCGCTATCCTGGGTATCGGCTATGGCAATGCCAAACAGTTTTTGAAACGCTTGAATCATTACGGCGTCACCCGTGACGAATGGGACGCCGCTCTCCGTCAGATCCACGAGGTGAAATAA
- a CDS encoding methionine gamma-lyase family protein, with protein MDLEVLRKEALAECAAQFERIDTICLHNTAKVLAAYKEAQISSYQFAGTSGYGYSDMGREKLDEVFARVFKAEKAIVRPHFVSGTHALATVLLALLQTGDLMMSLVGAPYDTMQGVIGYAHETPHSLKEKGVRYEEVPLKDNAYDLAGIEAAVAEKQPKLVLIQRSRGYSTRASLTIDDIRSIISVVKKVSPKTICFVDNCYGEFAAEEEPIEAGADIIAGSLIKNPGGGIAPTGGYIAGKEELVHAAADYLTAPGLGDELGSYAAGYRLFFQGFFMAPHVTAQAIKGAVFAAAVFEKMGFKVSPAVQDPRVDLIQTIYLENEQNMCLFCQGIQSFSPVDAHVTPIPDDMPGYADKIIMAAGDFVQGSSIELSADGPIRDPYMIYLQGGIVFEHNVLAILSAAQYIAEHREGAAHD; from the coding sequence TTGGATTTAGAAGTTTTACGAAAAGAAGCGCTGGCCGAATGTGCGGCCCAGTTTGAACGGATTGATACGATTTGTCTCCATAATACGGCGAAAGTCTTGGCTGCTTATAAGGAAGCCCAGATTTCGTCGTACCAGTTTGCCGGTACGTCGGGCTATGGCTACAGCGACATGGGCCGGGAAAAGCTCGACGAAGTCTTTGCCCGCGTCTTTAAAGCGGAAAAGGCCATTGTCCGTCCTCATTTCGTATCGGGGACCCATGCGCTGGCGACGGTCCTGCTGGCCCTGCTGCAGACAGGCGACCTCATGATGAGCCTTGTCGGCGCACCGTATGATACGATGCAGGGCGTTATCGGCTACGCCCATGAAACGCCCCATTCTCTAAAGGAAAAAGGCGTCCGCTATGAAGAAGTCCCCTTGAAGGACAACGCCTATGATTTGGCCGGTATTGAGGCCGCCGTAGCTGAAAAGCAGCCAAAACTGGTCCTCATTCAGCGTTCTCGCGGTTACAGCACGCGGGCCTCTTTGACGATTGATGATATCCGTTCGATTATTTCTGTCGTCAAGAAGGTCAGTCCGAAGACGATTTGTTTTGTCGATAACTGCTACGGTGAATTTGCTGCCGAAGAAGAACCGATTGAAGCCGGTGCCGACATCATCGCCGGGTCGCTCATCAAGAATCCCGGTGGCGGCATCGCTCCGACAGGCGGTTATATTGCCGGTAAAGAAGAACTGGTCCATGCAGCCGCCGACTACCTGACGGCTCCCGGACTGGGCGACGAACTCGGCTCCTATGCGGCTGGGTACCGCCTCTTTTTCCAGGGCTTCTTCATGGCACCGCACGTCACGGCACAGGCCATCAAAGGCGCTGTCTTCGCGGCAGCTGTCTTTGAAAAGATGGGCTTCAAGGTCTCACCGGCCGTCCAGGATCCGCGAGTCGACCTGATTCAGACCATTTATCTGGAAAACGAACAGAATATGTGCCTCTTCTGCCAGGGCATCCAGTCCTTCTCGCCTGTCGATGCCCATGTCACGCCAATTCCCGACGATATGCCGGGCTATGCCGATAAGATCATCATGGCTGCTGGCGATTTCGTCCAAGGGTCATCTATCGAATTGTCTGCTGACGGCCCAATCCGCGACCCCTATATGATTTATCTCCAAGGGGGCATCGTCTTTGAACACAATGTCCTGGCCATCCTCAGCGCAGCGCAGTACATTGCTGAACATCGGGAAGGAGCCGCTCATGATTAA
- the miaA gene encoding tRNA (adenosine(37)-N6)-dimethylallyltransferase MiaA, with product MEKVMAIIGPTAVGKTALSFALAEQYGTDLISGDAYQIYRHMDIGTAKPTADELARYHHYFIDIAEPDEPYSAARFCEMAGSAIAEVNGKGKVPIVVGGTGLYVQSLLEGYDFQTARMTEADKEAAQARIASLDEGALKDYIVRETDWQPPDWHELLSNTHRLTRLVSAIEQGEGKTFVRAGKAHGLVYDAYVIGLRLPRDVLYARIEERVDAMIAAGWVDEVRHLLDRGIPTDCQAMKAIGYQELALYLQGQMPLDDAVARIKTRTRRFAKRQLTWFKRMPYIHWYEKDQYEDEAALARAVIRDIDAHWRA from the coding sequence ATGGAAAAAGTAATGGCCATCATCGGCCCGACGGCGGTCGGCAAGACGGCGCTCAGTTTTGCCCTGGCCGAACAGTACGGGACCGACCTCATTTCTGGCGACGCCTACCAGATTTACCGCCATATGGATATCGGTACGGCGAAACCGACGGCGGACGAATTAGCCCGCTATCACCATTATTTCATCGATATTGCCGAACCTGACGAGCCCTATTCGGCAGCCCGTTTTTGTGAGATGGCAGGGAGCGCCATTGCCGAAGTCAACGGGAAGGGCAAAGTCCCAATCGTCGTCGGCGGCACAGGGCTCTATGTCCAATCTCTCCTGGAAGGCTACGATTTTCAGACGGCCCGCATGACCGAAGCTGACAAGGAAGCGGCTCAGGCACGCATTGCCTCCCTCGATGAAGGGGCGCTGAAAGACTATATTGTCCGGGAAACGGACTGGCAGCCGCCAGATTGGCACGAGCTGCTTTCCAATACGCATCGCCTGACCCGCTTGGTCAGTGCTATCGAACAGGGCGAAGGGAAGACCTTCGTCCGCGCCGGCAAGGCTCACGGTCTGGTCTATGACGCCTATGTCATCGGTCTGCGCCTGCCGCGGGACGTCTTATATGCCCGCATCGAAGAACGCGTCGACGCTATGATCGCTGCCGGCTGGGTCGATGAAGTGCGGCACTTGTTGGACCGGGGCATCCCGACGGACTGTCAGGCCATGAAGGCCATCGGCTATCAGGAGCTGGCCCTGTATCTCCAGGGACAGATGCCCCTCGATGACGCTGTGGCCCGCATCAAGACCCGGACGCGGCGTTTTGCCAAGCGTCAGCTCACGTGGTTCAAACGCATGCCCTACATCCATTGGTACGAAAAAGACCAGTACGAGGACGAAGCCGCCCTGGCCCGGGCCGTCATCCGTGATATAGACGCTCACTGGAGAGCGTAG
- a CDS encoding class I SAM-dependent methyltransferase translates to MTHMIYVVPSLKAKEKLQCEGKAWAESQGFTYVLRHQRTIQDLMDEYGEDFLVYSSRGPQIDRPEGSHFFSLNMAELRIQNLRKGQRDHLLEALMGRGSSKLPITVLDCTCGFGADAAVASFGLPTGSRVDALEVSPLLEAVTSWGFSHFVHKKDDVTAALRRISLRRGDYRDYLLSDEGPVYDVLYFDPMFQRPVEASCQFQPVRAIMEHGGLTRDLIERALQKARRRVVIKERDFRQLCRDFPEAVLYGGKYSRIGYAVLECDSWKK, encoded by the coding sequence ATGACTCATATGATTTACGTCGTGCCTTCATTGAAGGCCAAAGAAAAATTACAATGTGAAGGGAAGGCCTGGGCCGAAAGCCAGGGCTTCACCTATGTGTTGCGGCACCAGCGGACTATCCAGGACTTGATGGATGAATACGGCGAGGACTTCCTCGTCTATTCGTCGCGGGGACCCCAAATCGACCGTCCGGAAGGCAGCCATTTCTTCAGTCTCAACATGGCCGAACTACGCATCCAGAACTTGCGGAAAGGCCAGCGCGACCATCTCTTGGAAGCGCTGATGGGGAGGGGGTCTTCCAAGCTGCCTATCACCGTCCTCGACTGCACCTGCGGCTTTGGCGCCGATGCGGCCGTTGCTTCTTTTGGCTTGCCTACTGGGTCACGCGTCGATGCCCTGGAGGTGTCACCCCTATTGGAAGCGGTCACATCGTGGGGCTTTTCCCATTTTGTCCACAAGAAAGACGACGTCACGGCGGCACTGCGACGGATTTCTCTGCGCCGTGGCGATTATCGCGATTACCTATTATCCGACGAAGGGCCCGTGTACGACGTCCTCTATTTCGATCCCATGTTCCAGCGGCCTGTCGAGGCGAGCTGCCAGTTCCAGCCCGTCCGGGCCATTATGGAACACGGCGGTCTGACGCGGGACCTGATTGAACGGGCGCTGCAGAAAGCCCGGCGCCGGGTCGTCATCAAGGAGCGGGATTTCCGCCAACTCTGCCGCGATTTCCCGGAAGCTGTTTTATATGGCGGTAAATACAGCCGCATTGGCTATGCCGTATTGGAGTGTGATTCATGGAAAAAGTAA
- the mutS gene encoding DNA mismatch repair protein MutS: MMQQYMEVKEQCQDKILFFRLGDFYEMFFDDALTASRELDLTLTGRAGGNKEKVPMCGVPFHSADTYIERLVHKGYKVAICEQMEDPKLAKGLVKRKIIKVITPGTITLENAVASKQNNYIGCLNEKEGILSMALMDVTTGECLWADCAASVMEDSLFDILAVYEPSELIYAHMGKDMDAVREYLRSHLAQCTVTEFPADDNVDYSEQARSYFPPEDFAAATAAGDCIGMLLDYVSDVMQSDISHINSLEHIDNDRRLVVDAASLRHLEITQNVRDGGRRGTLLDVLDKTQTAMGGRLLRKWLEAPLIRIADITRRQDAVEDFVLHEIMRQDTADVLNRIYDFERILTRIETGTVSPKDLVALRESLAVIPQLKNVLAGASADLLHNLNDRLQTHDDVYDLLCRGIKDEPGLVIRNGGVIRDGFSPELDEIRSIAANSHAFLQELEEKEKEKTGIKMKIGYTKVFGYYFEISHANTKPIPDYYVRKQTLVNAERYITPELKEFEVKVLTSQERMLALEYKLFGDIRRQIQGHIPAMQATARAIARIDCLYSLACAAYDNRYVRPSLNTKATISIKDGRHPIIEKYLKDELFVPNDVTLNHEDHEILVITGPNMAGKSTYMRQVAVLVLMAQVGSFIPAKEGSICPVDRIFTRIGASDDILTGQSTFMMEMKEVSYILKHATSRSLLILDEIGRGTSTFDGMSIARAVIEYCLKHIHALTLFATHYHELIAMADDSPKIKNYTVAVKERGKNIKFLRRIIPGGADRSYGLHVARLAGLPESLLKRADVILEDLEKNGGAPVPAKAPVNPAPSPMGDNLFSSPVIDKLLSVDVSSMTPIEAISFLYNLQKDAKEGSGIQ; this comes from the coding sequence ATGATGCAGCAGTACATGGAAGTCAAAGAGCAGTGCCAGGATAAAATCCTCTTTTTCCGCCTCGGCGACTTCTATGAAATGTTTTTTGACGATGCCCTGACGGCGTCGCGCGAATTGGACCTGACCTTGACGGGCCGGGCTGGCGGCAATAAGGAAAAAGTCCCTATGTGCGGCGTGCCCTTTCATTCGGCCGATACCTATATTGAACGGCTGGTCCACAAAGGCTATAAGGTCGCTATCTGCGAACAGATGGAGGACCCGAAGCTGGCGAAAGGCTTGGTCAAGCGCAAGATCATCAAGGTCATTACGCCAGGGACGATTACCCTGGAAAATGCCGTAGCGTCGAAGCAGAACAATTACATCGGCTGCCTGAATGAAAAAGAAGGCATCCTTTCTATGGCCCTTATGGACGTCACGACCGGCGAATGTCTGTGGGCTGACTGCGCTGCGTCGGTCATGGAAGACTCCTTGTTCGATATCCTTGCCGTCTACGAACCGAGTGAACTCATTTACGCCCATATGGGGAAGGATATGGACGCTGTCCGCGAATACTTGCGAAGCCATTTGGCGCAATGTACGGTCACGGAATTTCCTGCTGATGACAACGTCGATTATAGCGAACAGGCCCGGTCCTATTTCCCGCCTGAAGATTTTGCGGCTGCCACAGCGGCTGGCGACTGCATCGGCATGCTCCTGGACTATGTCAGCGACGTCATGCAGTCCGATATTTCTCACATCAATTCCCTGGAACACATCGACAATGACCGGCGCCTGGTCGTCGATGCGGCCAGCCTGCGCCATCTGGAAATCACGCAGAACGTCCGCGACGGCGGCCGCCGGGGGACGCTCCTCGATGTCTTGGACAAGACCCAGACGGCTATGGGCGGGCGGCTCCTGCGCAAGTGGTTGGAAGCGCCGCTTATCCGCATTGCCGATATTACGCGCCGCCAAGATGCCGTCGAAGACTTCGTCCTCCACGAAATCATGCGCCAAGATACAGCTGACGTGCTGAACCGGATCTACGACTTTGAACGCATCCTGACCCGTATCGAAACGGGAACGGTAAGCCCGAAAGACTTAGTGGCCCTGCGGGAATCGCTGGCCGTCATTCCGCAGCTCAAAAACGTCTTGGCCGGGGCCAGCGCCGACCTCCTGCACAACCTCAATGACCGCTTGCAGACCCATGACGACGTCTATGACCTGCTCTGCCGGGGCATCAAGGACGAACCGGGATTGGTCATCCGCAACGGCGGCGTCATCCGCGATGGTTTTTCGCCGGAACTCGATGAAATCCGTTCCATTGCGGCCAACAGCCATGCCTTTTTGCAGGAACTGGAAGAGAAGGAAAAGGAAAAGACCGGCATTAAGATGAAAATCGGCTATACCAAAGTCTTTGGCTATTACTTCGAGATTTCCCATGCCAATACCAAGCCCATTCCCGATTATTACGTACGCAAGCAGACCTTGGTCAATGCCGAACGCTATATCACGCCGGAATTGAAGGAGTTTGAAGTCAAAGTCCTGACCAGCCAGGAACGGATGCTGGCTTTGGAATATAAGCTTTTCGGCGACATCCGCCGTCAGATCCAGGGACATATCCCGGCCATGCAGGCAACGGCCCGGGCCATTGCCCGCATCGACTGCTTGTACAGCCTGGCCTGCGCGGCTTATGACAACCGCTACGTCCGTCCCAGCCTCAACACGAAGGCGACGATTTCCATCAAGGACGGCCGTCATCCCATTATTGAAAAGTATTTGAAAGACGAATTGTTCGTTCCCAATGACGTCACTTTGAACCATGAAGATCATGAAATCCTGGTCATTACCGGACCGAATATGGCCGGTAAGTCGACGTATATGCGCCAAGTCGCCGTGTTGGTCCTCATGGCTCAAGTTGGCTCCTTCATTCCGGCCAAGGAAGGGTCTATTTGCCCGGTAGACCGCATCTTTACCCGCATCGGCGCCAGCGATGATATCCTCACCGGTCAGAGTACGTTCATGATGGAAATGAAGGAAGTGTCGTACATCCTGAAACATGCGACTAGCCGCAGCCTGCTCATCCTCGATGAAATCGGCCGCGGGACGAGCACCTTTGACGGCATGTCCATCGCCAGGGCCGTCATCGAATACTGCCTGAAGCATATCCACGCCTTGACGCTGTTTGCGACGCATTATCACGAACTCATCGCCATGGCCGACGATTCGCCGAAAATCAAGAATTATACGGTCGCCGTCAAGGAACGGGGCAAGAACATCAAGTTCCTGCGGCGCATCATTCCCGGCGGCGCCGATCGCAGCTACGGCCTGCACGTGGCGCGCCTGGCCGGCTTGCCGGAAAGCCTGCTCAAGCGGGCCGACGTCATTTTGGAAGATTTGGAAAAGAACGGCGGCGCTCCCGTCCCGGCCAAGGCGCCTGTGAACCCTGCGCCGTCACCCATGGGGGACAATCTCTTTTCCAGTCCCGTCATCGATAAGCTGCTCAGTGTCGATGTCAGCAGTATGACGCCGATTGAAGCGATTTCTTTCTTATATAATCTGCAAAAAGATGCCAAAGAAGGAAGTGGGATCCAGTGA